One segment of Antennarius striatus isolate MH-2024 chromosome 5, ASM4005453v1, whole genome shotgun sequence DNA contains the following:
- the wnk2 gene encoding serine/threonine-protein kinase WNK2 isoform X3, whose product MDLAEDPRKDPPLGSTFSSAPNLDSDINANARRPIYENGTDHNVNIQNGALRGASDPSAYPSTDYQVIRQRFIRRSLWVSDSEDQPVDTPECVNSSPLITIDLRTVVDRSRARVRYGSRLGRGEKSGKGSQVELKDSVTDSVGVEEEKREESQSKTEVPSSDVTSKAGSDENEEEPGMKAVSTSPGGRFLKFDIELGRGSFKTVYKGLDTDTWVEVAWCELQERKLSKAERQRFKEEAEMLKGLQHPNIVRFYDFWESPVKGKKCIVLVTELMTSGTLKTYLKRFKVMKPKVLRSWCRQILKGLHFLHTRTPPIIHRDLKCDNIFITGPTGSVKIGDLGLATLKRASFAKSVIGTPEFMAPEMYEEHYDEAVDVYAFGMCMLEMATSEYPYSECQNAAQIYRKVTSGVKPASYIKVSDPEIKEIIGECICHKREERYSIKDLLNHAFFAEDTGVRVELNEEDDGKKTSIALKLWVEDPKKLKGKYKDTGAIEFTFDLMSEIPEVIAQEMVESGFFLECDVKIVGKSIRDRVALIKWRRERTVTAGTDEGAVKKMQQNLLQVPSTGVPQSSKVSSADYEEHEAEQQTLICNVPVTTSDRGVDSNMQSEDLHNQQNGTYQSLPEPISTTQMIYSPPAQVELEVRHGPNQQQTAQGPHENYTQSPNQLHQGAYQQTTSLLHPGACQHPASHLHQGPFLSQTRPSSDPFVWHGNLLCTECMVCCSRGSTSMVDMLQYKTHSVSPTPRQPPSSDVGSTNITENSADHLSCKSFQSPSSMSPLSSQNNCFHRGSSTHFKSSLLPLNLHRPSELCQSVPCSPKPHRRCKACMYLLMENAKGAKSLEHIPTRSVSKPGPPTSSNPTRSSVVTVPPHSNSPSPSSVKSQTTLTNPPSPITRSSQLTLPQRFHKGGDLSFLNHCLHHIVSHSCPTLSTNQLMHSSEVAGGMTSAVTERVDKRKSLDVLLMSSLNSDRNLLLSPYDSEARPNPLTVSAPVPPVPVVHLSRQMAQSFPAEASMQPQLSAKPQQEQVQTIASQENFGGVHSLAQVHPVVPDVHTGLWGSGLDVETASSGRDVTTAPPDPPQAQASASVAVSDAAPEKTKASAQTPALVSAENQTSILISNQAGAISDTVASTSFKAPASVPIQVLTIQQDLASAFSQAPVSGSGPTLEPLMSSSACSDAASALGEPKVSDPGLTSVLLPVSLPTSVQSVGPAPALVPTQALNPAPAAAAALAPDLVPAPVPAPAPPLVLSLAPATTAAPAPAPAPGPAPSSAPALVAASVFAPTLQPAGTQVVLSVSDSASSATAQQTLESASASSTLHQEPCAEDVIQDKPASLPSYAYDSVNSDVASGKETSDGYDSLVSGGKGDGKPRKHHRKSARTRSRQEKTSKPKLSMLNVCNTGDKMVECQLETHNHKMVTFKFDLDGDAPEEIATYMVENGFILLLEKEMFIDQLKDIVDKAEDMLHEDMEGERASTLSCSPQQGQICEGLVGENQQPGGPQPVYQQNVLHTGKRWFIICPVEETPTSSHETPSDATTTQSPGSSAPTQPADSITARPSQFREEGSSSTMSGGSGGFTYDVYGFCSPPILSNTDPLLLATLSPPVSAPPTLQSLSSVEPVGNLVQPGGHQTLPGRAPALPPSSPQTSFPVEESQGSPLGSLSPILAAQQMPEMMCPVSLAEEVPCCPLVMPLSLDMSGLQGGSHLTPLPLQDPGSAKEPLAVSYASSTRSERPQQPVVLHQPFSSTGGTTKVPSLPQSPASSQHGGGPGESDNEGRLGRSSFVDSTIKTLDEKLRNLLYQEYAPMYPSGSAAETPGSGTEYIQSPPGPDSATGGSGNSTPGPMGEGRYRAGEQLPQIPERMDSLSTLSDSAVCASLSRRHFPHSASCSGTRGRFKVISVPPEATSRRDVKQRSWSRAASPLHPIGYSTDHIQAEAIAASTTIGRFSVVSTENDFTQRTRCSRYSAPPDFYLDTPPSMVKRGSAPHTLTSPSVPVDVTVHARFLSSDSGAESSPAKMAPATPSQRTRSERRGSDLMKRAVAFLRRSGRSSSVQSSDSPSRYGGIYGSAYVSSDNDSEMEESSDMKRELQKLREKHLREISELQANQRGEVELLYRRLGKAPPPGLGLSHTAPHAGRRKRSSKHRLKPGKLLSPLVQQFRNVTTKSNESSRSTPATGPGEPTVSLNGSPAKGPLPTHSRARSCTSHLPSSTSEPVQTQQPCSLKGSLSSDNIYSGLHGGPTSTQAPPGQGSTLKRLCLGKERGSRSGAGTGAFNLPQQTPAGTTTPTHQTKIGLAQAQTNNSNNKTGVYAGASMSASENHLPDDLQRLMDDWAREVLIVTQRPFSDSLSISGQRIWDQVVPRTNGKLASDVPSWTSPDSEACFLSLSWPDSPGSTMMTGSSVGSHSVSPLHSPAPLRALSIPLSVSQWPECLFPFHSGVFDLPAVSSSQNTPSPIPAPSCRPADPKAKTL is encoded by the exons ATGGATTTGGCGGAGGATCCGAGGAAAGATCCACCACTGGGATCCACGTTTTCATCAGCTCCCAATTTGGACTCGGACATTAATGCAAATGCCCGTAGGCCTATTTATGAGAATGGGACAGACCACAATGTCAACATTCAGAACGGAGCCCTGCGAGGCGCCAGTGACCCCAGCGCGTACCCGTCCACGGACTACCAAGTCATCCGCCAGAGGTTCATCCGGCGGAGCCTGTGGGTGTCAGACTCCGAGGATCAGCCGGTGGACACGCCAGAATGTGTCAACAGCAGCCCGTTAATCACCATTGATTTGCGGACCGTGGTCGATCGGAGTCGCGCACGGGTTCGGTACGGAAGCCGGCTGGGCCGCGGGGAGAAGTCAGGCAAGGGAAGCCAGGTGGAGCTGAAGGACAGCGTCACAGACAGCGTGGGCGtcgaggaggagaagagggaggaaaGCCAGTCGAAGACAGAGGTTCCCTCCTCGGATGTCACCAGTAAAGCAGGAAGTGATGAGAATGAAGAGGAGCCTGGGATGAAGGCTGTGTCCACCTCACCCGGGGGGCGCTTCCTAAAGTTTGATATAGAGCTGGGGAGAGGTTCCTTCAAGACCGTCTATAAAGGTCTTGACACCGACACGTGGGTGGAAGTGGCCTGGTGTGAGCTGCAG GAACGGAAACTGTCCAAAGCTGAGAGACAGAGATTCAAAGAGGAGGCAGAGATGCTGAAGGGTCTCCAGCACCCCAATATTGTGCGATTTTATGATTTCTGGGAGTCACCAGTTAAAGGGAAGAAGTGCATCGTCCTTGTGACGGAGCTTATGACCTCAGGGACCCTAAAAAC GTATCTAAAACGTTTTAAGGTTATGAAGCCTAAAGTTCTCAGGAGCTGGTGCAGGCAGATCCTCAAAGgcctccacttcctccacacAAGAACCCCTCCAATCATCCACAGAGACCTGAAGTGTGACAACATCTTCATCACTGGCCCGACGGGCTCCGTCAAAATTGGAGATCTGGGGCTAGCGACACTGAAGAGGGCCTCCTTTGCAAAAAGTGTTATTG GGACTCCAGAGTTCATGGCCCCAGAGATGTATGAGGAGCACTATGATGAGGCTGTGGATGTCTATGCCTTTGGGATGTGTATGCTGGAGATGGCCACCTCAGAATACCCGTACTCTGAGTGTCAAAACGCTGCTCAGATCTACCGTAAAGTCACCAGT GGGGTGAAACCTGCCAGCTACATTAAAGTCAGTGACCCGGAAATCAAGGAAATAATTGGGGAATGTATTTGTCACAAACGGGAAGAAAG GTACTCAATCAAGGACCTCCTAAATCATGCATTCTTTGCAGAGGATACTGGTGTGAGGGTGGAACTtaatgaagaggatgatgggaagaAAACATCCATTGCTCTCAAGTTATGGGTCGAGGATCCTAAAAAGCTGAAAGGGAAGTACAAGGACACTGGTGCCATTGAGTTTACCTTTGACTTGATGAGTGAAATCCCAGAAGTTATTGCCCAGGAAATG GTGGAATCTGGTTTCTTCCTGGAGTGTGATGTGAAGATTGTTGGGAAGTCTATCCGGGATCGCGTGGCTCTTATCAAATGGAGGAGGGAACGGACTGTCACCGCGGGAACTGATGAGGGAGCTGTGAAGAAGATGCAGCAAAATCTGCTACAGGTACCCAGTACCGGTGTACCGCAGTCATCGAAGGTATCTTCAGCTGACTACGAGGAACACGAAGCAGAGCAGCAGACCCTAATATGTAATGTGCCTGTCACCACAT CTGACAGAGGAGTAGACTCCAACATGCAATCGGAAGATCTACACAATCAGCAAAATGGTACCTACCAGTCTCTTCCAGAGCCCATTTCTACAACTCAGATGATCTACAGTCCTCCTGCACAGGTTGAGCTTGAAGTGCGCCATGGGCCCAACCAGCAGCAAACAGCACAAGGCCCACATGAAAACTACACACAATCGCCCAATCAGCTACACCAGGGAGCCTACCAGCAAACCACTAGTCTCCTGCATCCTGGGGCCTGTCAGCACCCTGCGTCACACCTACATCAGGGGCCTTTCCTGTCTCAAACA CGACCCTCCAGTGATCCCTTTGTATGGCATGGCAACCTGCTCTGTACTGAGTGCATGGTGTGTTGTAGTCGTGGAAGTACTTCGATGGTTGACATGTTACAGTACAAGACTCACTCTGTCAGTCCAACACCCCGTCAGCCTCCATCATCAGATGTGGGTTCAACCAATATCACTGAGAACTCTGCAGACCACCTATCCTGCAAATCTTTCCAGAGTCCATCATCAATGTCTCCTCTGTCATCCCAGAATAATTGCTTTCATCGTGGTTCTTCTACACATTTCaaatcctctctcctccccttgAATTTACACCGTCCATCAGAGCTTTGTCAAAGCGTCCCTTGTAGTCCAAAACCTCACCGCCGCTGCAAAGCTTGCATGTATCTCCTGATGGAAAATGCAAAAGGAGCCAAATCTCTTGAACATATACCAACACGCTCGGTCTCGAAACCTGGTCCACCCACATCCTCTAATCCAACAAGGTCTTCTGTGGTCACCGTTCCTCCTCATTCAaactcaccctcaccctcatcAGTCAAAAGCCAAACAACTTTAACAAATCCACCTTCACCTATTACCCGGTCCTCACAATTAACGCTCCCACAGAGGTTTCATAAAGGCGGAGATCTCTCTTTCCTAAACCATTGTCTTCATCACATTGTCAGTCACAGTTGCCCCACCCTCTCAACTAATCAGCTCATGCACAGCAGTGAGGTGGCTGGGGGGATGACCTCTGCAGTAACTGAACGTGTAGACAAGAGGAAGAGCCTGGATGTCCTGTTGATGTCAAGCCTAAATTCGGACAGGAATTTGCTGTTATCACCGTATGACAGTGAAGCCAGACCAAATCCACTG ACAGTTTCTGCTCCAGTTCCACCCGTGCCTGTTGTGCACCTGAGCAGACAGATGGCACAGAGCTTCCCAGCTGAAGCTTCCATGCAGCCGCAGCTTTCAGCCAAACCTCAGCAGGAGCAG gtgcaGACAATTGCATCACAGGAGAATTTTGGAGGCGTTCACAGCTTGGCTCAGGTCCACCCCGTCGTACCTGATGTTCACACTGGTCTCTGGGGAAGTGGACTAGATGTAGAAACTGCTTCGTCAGGCCGAGACGTAACTACAGCTCCTCCAGATCCACCTCAAGCCCAAGCGTCAGCCTCAGTCGCTGTTTCAGACGCAGCCCCAGAGAAAACTAAAGCCTCAGCACAAACTCCTGCTTTGGTCTCAGCAGAGAACCAAACATCAATTCTGATATCAAATCAAGCAGGAGCCATATCTGACACTGTAGCTTCAACCAGTTTTAAAGCCCCAGCTTCTGTCCCCATCCAAGTTCTAACTATACAGCAAGATTTAGCTTCAGCCTTCAGTCAAGCACCAGTCTCTGGATCAGGTCCCACTCTTGAGCCACTCATGAGTTCATCTGCATGCTCAGATGCAGCTTCTGCACTAGGTGAACCTAAAGTGTCGGACCCAGGTTTAACCTCAGTTCTCCTCCCTGTTTCACTTCCAACCTCGGTTCAGTCTGTTGGCCCAGCTCCAGCGCTGGTTCCCACTCAGGCTCTAAATCCGgctccagctgcagctgcagctcttGCTCCGGATTTGGTTCCAGCCCCAGTTCCAGCCCCGGCTCCACCTCTGGTTCTATCACTAGCTCCAGCTACAactgctgctcctgctcctgcccctGCTCCTGGTCCGGCTCCATCTTCGGCTCCAGCTCTTGTTGCAGCTTCAGTCTTTGCTCCAACTCTGCAGCCTGCTGGCACCCAGGTAGTACTGTCAGTGTCTGACTCTGCAAGCTCGGCCACTGCTCAGCAAACCCTAGAGTCTGCATCCGCATCCAGCACCCTTCATCAGGAGCCCTGTGCAGAG gATGTGATTCAAGACAAACCAGCATCTTTACCCAGTTATGCCTATGacag TGTCAATTCTGATGTGGCGTCTGGTAAGGAAACAAGTGATGGCTATGACAGCTTGGTGAGTGGAGGAAAGGGCGATGGAAAGCCTAGGAAACACCACCGGAAATCTGCCCGCACACGTTCCCGGCAAGAAAAGACCAGCAAACCTAAGCTGAGCATGCTCAAC GTTTGTAACACTGGTGATAAAATGGTGGAATGCCAGCTGGAGACTCACAACCACAAAATGGTAACGTTTAAATTTGATCTGGACGGAGATGCTCCAGAGGAAATTGCCACTTACATG GTGGAGAATGGCTTCATCCTGCTGTTAGAGAAGGAGATGTTCATCGACCAGCTGAAGGACATAGTGGATAAAGCTGAAGATATGCTGCATGAAGATATGGAGGGTGAGAGGGCCTCCACATTGAGCTGTAGCCCCCAGCAAGGACAAATCTGTGAAGGGCTGGTAGGAGAG AATCAACAGCCTGGAGGGCCTCAGCCGGTCTATCAGCAGAATG TTCTCCACACAGGGAAGAGATGGTTCATAATCTGCCCTGTGGAGGAGACCCCCACATCCAGCCACGAGACCCCCTCTGACGCCACGACGACGCAGTCACCTGGGAGTTCAGCCCCCACCCAGCCTGCCGATAGCATCACCGCCAGGCCTTCTCAGTTCAGAG AGGAGGGCTCATCCTCCACCATGTCTGGTGGAAGTGGAGGTTTCACCTACGATGTGTATGGATTCTGTAGTCCTCCAATACTGTCCAATACAGACCCTCTCCTTTTAGCTACCCTGTCCCCCCCTGTGTCTGCCCCCCCAACCCTTCAGTCATTGTCATCCGTGGAGCCTGTAGGCAATTTGGTACAACCAGGAGGTCATCAAACCCTTCCAGGCAGAGCTCCAGCATTGCCGCCGTCATCCCCGCAGACATCTTTCCCAGTTGAAGAGTCACAGGGATCGCCTTTGGGGTCTTTGTCTCCAATCCTTGCTGCTCAGCAAATGCCAGAAATGATGTGTCCAGTTTCTCTGGCTGAGGAGGTGCCCTGCTGCCCCCTGGTCATGCCCCTGTCTCTAGATATGAGTGGATTGCAGGGGGGTTCCCATCTCACTCCTCTTCCACTCCAGGACCCAGGTTCAGCCAAAGAGCCGCTGGCCGTCTCGTACGCCTCCTCCACAAGGAGTGAGCGCCCCCAGCAGCCTGTAGTGCTCCACCAGCCTTTCTCCAGCACAGGAGGAACCACCAAAGTGCCCTCATTACCCCAGAGCCCGGCGTCATCCCAGCATGGCGGAGGGCCCGGGGAATCAGATAACGAAGGGCGTCTGGGCCGCAGTAGCTTCGTTGACAGCACCATAAAAACGCTGGATGAGAAACTAAGGAACTTGCTGTACCAGGAGTACGCGCCCATGTATCCGTCGGGCAGCGCTGCAGAGACGCCAGGATCTGGAACAGAATACATCCAGTCTCCCCCTGGTCCAGACAGCGCCACAGGAGGCTCAGGAAACAGCACGCCAGGGCCGATGGGCGAGGGGCGCTACAGGGCAGGAGAGCAGCTG CCTCAAATTCCTGAGAGAATGGATAGCTTGAGCACCCTGAGTGACTCAGCCGTGTGTG CTTCGCTGTCAAGAAGACATTTTCCtcattctgcttcctgttctggAACCAGAGGCAGATTTAAG GTAATTTCTGTTCCTCCTGAAGCGACCAGCAGGAGGGATGTTAAACAAAGGAGCTGGAGCAGGGCTGCCTCCCCGTTACACCCTATAGGATACAGTACAGACCACATTCAGGCTGAGGCCATAGCTGCCTCCACCACGATTGGCCGTTTCTCTGTGGTGAgcactgaaaatgactttaCTCAGAGGACGCGCTGCAGTCGCTACTCGGCGCCGCCTGATTTCTACCTGGACACACCTCCTTCAATGGTCAAACGGGGCTCTGCGCCTCACACTCTGACCTCGCCGTCTGTTCCTGTGGATGTCACAGTCCATGCTCGTTTCCTCTCCTCAGACTCGGGGGCTGAGAGCAGCCCTGCAAAGATGGCTCCTGCCACCCCCTCGCAACGCACTCGCTCTGAACGCAGAGGAAGTGACCTCATGAAGAGGGCAGTGGCCTTCCTCCGCCGCTCAGGGCGCAGCAGCAGTGTGCAGAGCTCTGATTCGCCGAGTCGCTATGGAGGCATTTACGGCTCGGCTTATGTCAGCAGTGACAATGACTCAGAGATGGAGGAGTCCTCAGACATGAAGAGGGAGCTACAAAAACTCAGGGAGAA GCACCTGAGAGAGATTTCTGAGCTGCAGGCCAATCAGCGAGGGGAAGTAGAGCTGCTGTATCGCCGACTCGGTAAAGCCCCTCCTCCTGGTTTGGGTCTCTCGCATACTGCACCACACGCCGGTCGCAGGAAGAGATCCAGCAAGCACAGACTGAAGCCTGGCAAACTCCTCAGCCCCCTGGTTCAACAGTTCAGAAACGTCACAACCAAAAGTAATGAGTCCAGCAGATCCA ctcCTGCCACAGGTCCGGGCGAGCCCACAGTCAGTCTGAATGGTTCTCCTGCCAAAGGGCCGTTACCCACTCACAGCAGGGCTCGATCCTGCACCAGCCACCTCCCAAGCTCCACGTCAGAACCCGTGCAGACGCAGCAGCCCTGTTCTCTCAAGGGCTCTTTGTCCTCTGATAATATCTACTCTGGTTTACACGGAGGTCCCACCAGCACACAAGCTCCACCCGGCCAAG GGTCAACGCTGAAGAGATTGTGTCTTGGCAAAGAGCGTGGTAGCA GGTCTGGAGCTGGGACCGGAGCTTTCAATCTGCCACAGCAGACTCCTGCTGGGACTACAACTCCCACTCACCAGACAAAGATAGGACTGGCCCAAGCTCAGACcaataacagtaacaacaagACAGGCGTGTATGCGGGCGCATCCATGAGTGCCAGTGAGAACCACCTCCCCGATGACTTACAGCGTCTGATGGACGACTGGGCCCGAGAGGTTCTGATTGTGACCCAAAGGCCTTTCTCCGACTCTCTGAGCATCAGTGGCCAGCGGATATGGGATCAGGTTGTGCCT